From a region of the Catalinimonas alkaloidigena genome:
- a CDS encoding DUF1501 domain-containing protein: MNLFEEARQQHLHYLTRRHFLRKCTTGLGAVYLGSLLGGCDRPTSAPVAAAKLTRAPTRPLAPLPPHFVPKAKQIIYLHMAGAPSQLELFDYKPTLQKLDGQACPESLLAGKRFAFIRGVPKMLGPQAAFRQRGQSGAWISDHLPHFADLADKVTFLKAMHTDEFNHAPAQLYMLTGSPRLGRPSIGSWVTYGLGSENDNLPGFVVLVSGGKEPDAGKSAYGSGFLPTVYQGVQCRTEGDPVLYVSNPDGMDRNLRRRTLDAINQLNQQQHEEIGDPEIVSRIAQYEMAFRMQLSVPDVMDTRKEPDYIHDLYGTRRKDATPDQLSFANNCLLARRLVERGVRFVQLFDWGWDTHGTSRDGSLNYGLADLCQRVDQPMAALVKDLDQRGLLDETLVVWGGEFGRTPMLENREGKENPFTGRDHHTEAFTMWAAGGGIKEGFSFGETDEIGYYGVKDKVHIHDLQATLLHQLGLDHERLTYFFQGRNFRLTDVGGHVVHDILA; this comes from the coding sequence ATGAACCTTTTTGAAGAAGCCCGGCAACAGCACCTACATTACCTGACACGCCGACATTTTCTGCGAAAATGCACCACGGGCCTCGGGGCCGTTTACCTCGGTAGTCTGCTAGGCGGTTGCGACCGGCCCACGTCGGCTCCGGTGGCGGCGGCTAAGCTGACGCGCGCCCCGACCCGTCCGCTGGCGCCCTTGCCTCCTCATTTTGTGCCGAAAGCCAAGCAGATTATTTACCTGCACATGGCAGGCGCGCCCTCACAGCTCGAACTGTTCGATTATAAACCTACGCTGCAAAAACTCGACGGGCAGGCCTGCCCGGAGTCACTGCTCGCCGGAAAAAGGTTTGCCTTTATCCGGGGGGTGCCCAAAATGCTGGGGCCTCAGGCAGCATTCCGGCAACGGGGACAGTCGGGTGCGTGGATTTCCGATCACCTGCCACATTTCGCCGACCTGGCCGACAAAGTCACCTTCCTGAAAGCCATGCACACGGACGAGTTCAACCACGCGCCCGCGCAACTGTACATGCTGACGGGCAGCCCGCGGTTGGGTCGCCCCAGCATCGGCTCCTGGGTGACCTACGGCCTCGGCTCCGAAAACGACAACCTCCCGGGGTTTGTGGTGCTGGTGTCCGGCGGCAAAGAACCGGACGCCGGCAAAAGTGCCTACGGCAGCGGCTTTCTGCCCACCGTGTACCAGGGCGTGCAGTGTCGTACCGAAGGCGATCCGGTGCTCTACGTCTCCAATCCGGACGGCATGGACCGGAACCTGCGCCGCCGCACCCTCGACGCCATCAACCAACTCAACCAACAGCAGCACGAAGAAATCGGCGATCCGGAAATTGTTTCCCGCATTGCCCAGTACGAAATGGCCTTCCGGATGCAACTCTCGGTCCCCGACGTGATGGATACACGCAAAGAACCGGACTACATCCACGACCTGTACGGCACCCGGCGCAAAGACGCCACCCCCGACCAGCTCTCGTTTGCCAACAATTGCCTGCTGGCCCGGCGACTGGTGGAGCGCGGTGTGCGTTTCGTCCAGCTTTTCGATTGGGGATGGGACACCCACGGCACCAGCCGCGACGGCTCACTCAATTATGGACTGGCCGACCTGTGTCAACGCGTCGACCAGCCTATGGCGGCCCTGGTAAAAGACCTGGACCAACGGGGTCTGTTGGACGAAACCCTGGTCGTGTGGGGAGGCGAATTCGGGCGGACGCCCATGCTCGAAAACCGAGAAGGCAAGGAAAATCCGTTTACCGGGCGCGACCATCACACCGAAGCGTTCACCATGTGGGCGGCGGGAGGTGGCATCAAAGAAGGATTCAGCTTCGGCGAGACCGACGAGATCGGTTACTACGGCGTGAAAGACAAGGTACACATCCACGACCTGCAGGCCACGCTGCTGCACCAACTGGGCCTCGACCACGAACGACTGACCTATTTCTTCCAGGGACGAAACTTCCGGCTAACCGACGTGGGCGGCCACGTCGTCCACGACATTCTGGCGTAG
- a CDS encoding chemotaxis protein CheB, whose amino-acid sequence MSVQVASYPVIGIGLSAGGLDALRELLSYLPSPAGATFVVVPHLPIGHESHFDQVIGRVTSLQVAWAANGAIPQPEHLYVLPPQYELGFQEERFRLIPRQNTEKINRMVDRGFAALAQAFGRRTIGIVLSGTGSDGVAGVKAIEHKGGIVMAQHPKTAKFEGMPASVIAHDHPDMIGTPQQLADLLINHLPYSQA is encoded by the coding sequence ATGTCTGTACAAGTTGCATCATACCCCGTCATCGGGATTGGGCTCTCGGCCGGTGGTCTGGATGCTCTCCGTGAATTACTTTCTTATTTGCCGTCTCCGGCTGGCGCTACGTTCGTCGTGGTGCCGCATTTGCCCATCGGGCACGAGAGTCACTTCGATCAAGTGATTGGCCGCGTTACTTCGCTGCAGGTGGCCTGGGCCGCCAACGGTGCGATCCCCCAGCCGGAACACTTGTACGTGCTGCCGCCCCAATACGAGCTGGGTTTTCAGGAAGAGCGGTTTCGGCTGATTCCGCGCCAGAATACCGAAAAAATCAACCGGATGGTGGATCGGGGGTTTGCGGCTCTGGCGCAGGCCTTTGGTCGCCGTACCATCGGCATTGTGCTCTCCGGTACCGGCTCCGACGGCGTGGCGGGGGTCAAAGCCATCGAGCACAAAGGCGGCATTGTGATGGCTCAACATCCTAAAACGGCGAAATTCGAGGGTATGCCCGCATCGGTCATCGCCCATGATCATCCGGACATGATCGGCACGCCGCAACAACTGGCCGATCTGCTGATCAACCATCTGCCCTACAGCCAGGCCTGA
- a CDS encoding c-type cytochrome domain-containing protein, with translation MLLPLLLQASAASPPDFALFLGRFHPLVVHLPIGFLLLAGLLEWQARRRDRAAWQPAIRLTLGLGAVSAVAAVGLGYLLAWGGGYDATTLFWHRWSGLGVALFSVGAYVLKTRTLRAVPSFVYPGLLVGMLVLLPVAGHLGGNLTHGSAYLVQYAPNPVRRLAGLPPKKVARPPVTDLDSAEVFADLVQPIFEARCVSCHNETKRKGGLLMTSAEGLLAGGDGGAVLVAGDAQASDLFRRVELPPTHDDFMPEGKSPLDDPQRKILAWWINEGMPFTAKVAEVSVSDELREILRNATGLQPIDDSPLAQEVPSAPEEVVSQLRAQGFRVQVITQTNGWLDVGLAAPGQALTAPQLDALLQAQAHITWLDLSGSTLPPAVGTVLAQLPHLTRLRLERTSVTDEAIAQLQPLAHLQYLNLYGTNVTDACLKTLQAMPALRRVFLWRTAVTPEGAAQVREHTDLQLNLGQVPSETALSSTR, from the coding sequence ATGCTCCTTCCGTTACTTCTGCAAGCGTCTGCGGCCTCGCCCCCCGATTTCGCCCTGTTTCTCGGGCGCTTTCATCCCCTGGTGGTGCACCTGCCCATCGGCTTTCTGCTCCTGGCGGGGTTGCTGGAGTGGCAGGCCAGGCGTCGTGACCGGGCCGCGTGGCAACCGGCCATTCGCCTGACCCTGGGACTGGGGGCGGTCAGTGCCGTGGCGGCGGTGGGGCTTGGCTATCTGCTTGCGTGGGGCGGTGGCTACGACGCCACTACGTTGTTCTGGCATCGGTGGTCCGGCCTAGGCGTGGCCCTGTTTTCCGTAGGAGCGTACGTCCTTAAAACGCGTACGCTCCGCGCGGTGCCTTCGTTTGTGTATCCCGGCTTGTTGGTCGGTATGCTGGTGCTTTTGCCGGTCGCCGGGCACCTGGGGGGCAACCTGACCCACGGCTCGGCCTACCTAGTGCAGTATGCCCCCAACCCGGTGCGTCGTTTGGCGGGGCTGCCGCCGAAAAAAGTAGCCCGCCCCCCTGTGACCGACCTGGATTCGGCGGAAGTATTTGCCGACCTGGTGCAACCCATTTTTGAAGCGCGGTGCGTCAGCTGTCACAACGAAACCAAACGCAAAGGAGGCCTGCTGATGACCAGCGCCGAAGGGTTGCTGGCGGGTGGAGACGGGGGGGCCGTCCTGGTAGCCGGTGATGCCCAGGCGAGTGACCTGTTTCGCCGGGTGGAACTCCCTCCTACCCACGACGACTTTATGCCCGAAGGGAAGTCGCCCCTCGACGATCCGCAACGTAAAATTCTGGCGTGGTGGATCAACGAGGGCATGCCCTTTACCGCAAAAGTGGCCGAGGTCTCCGTGTCTGATGAACTGCGGGAAATATTGCGCAACGCGACCGGTTTGCAGCCGATCGACGATAGTCCGCTGGCGCAGGAAGTACCCTCTGCTCCCGAAGAGGTGGTGTCCCAACTTCGTGCGCAGGGGTTTCGCGTTCAGGTGATCACGCAAACCAACGGATGGCTCGACGTTGGCCTGGCAGCGCCGGGGCAGGCACTCACCGCCCCGCAGCTCGACGCCCTGCTGCAGGCACAAGCGCACATCACCTGGCTTGATCTGAGTGGCAGCACGCTGCCGCCTGCCGTCGGCACGGTATTGGCTCAACTCCCGCACCTGACGCGCCTGCGTCTGGAGCGCACCTCGGTGACCGACGAAGCGATTGCGCAACTCCAGCCGCTGGCTCACCTGCAGTACCTGAACCTCTACGGCACCAACGTGACCGATGCCTGCCTGAAGACGTTGCAAGCTATGCCCGCCCTGCGACGGGTCTTTCTCTGGCGCACAGCCGTAACGCCCGAAGGCGCGGCGCAGGTGCGCGAACACACCGACCTGCAACTCAACCTGGGTCAGGTACCCTCAGAAACGGCCCTTTCGTCCACACGTTAG